A window of the Candidatus Bathyarchaeia archaeon genome harbors these coding sequences:
- a CDS encoding radical SAM protein, with protein MASPTFNQQRETNLEMFGAWRPDALAVLNNEKARHSMPRYFSVMQDEKPAKFMIARRLSADFTQENTPEQLWTQHDELTDEFCALEKQVDSGHKSLEQLDSPEKSYFDLKAEIAKRVMEKCYLCTRRCGFNRVAGELGLWCKSGTQITVSTMFEHMGEEPELVPSGTVFTMGCTMRCKHCQNWSISQWFEEGEVYTPKRLAHSVESLRQKGCRNVNLVGGEPTSWLEQWLETFKHVGINVPVVWNSNSYYSEETAKLLVGFADVYLLDFKYGNNECATRISEAPEYWEACTRNHLYAKKYGELLIRVLVLPGHLECCTKPILNWIAQNLGSGVRTNVMFQYRPEWKAHEIPELRRRLTRNEMERAIQLAKDAGLTNFIT; from the coding sequence ATGGCTTCGCCTACATTTAATCAGCAGAGAGAGACGAATTTAGAGATGTTCGGCGCTTGGAGACCCGATGCCCTAGCCGTGTTGAACAATGAGAAAGCTAGGCATAGCATGCCCAGATACTTCAGCGTCATGCAAGACGAAAAGCCAGCCAAGTTCATGATAGCCAGAAGACTCTCGGCAGACTTCACGCAGGAAAACACGCCTGAGCAACTCTGGACTCAGCACGATGAGCTGACTGACGAGTTCTGCGCCTTGGAGAAACAGGTGGACTCTGGACACAAGAGCCTGGAACAGCTTGACTCACCAGAGAAATCATATTTTGACCTGAAAGCTGAAATCGCAAAGCGCGTCATGGAAAAATGCTATCTATGCACAAGGCGATGCGGCTTCAACCGCGTTGCAGGCGAGTTGGGGCTCTGGTGCAAGAGCGGCACACAAATCACGGTTTCCACTATGTTTGAGCACATGGGCGAGGAGCCTGAGCTGGTGCCTTCCGGGACTGTTTTCACCATGGGCTGTACAATGCGCTGCAAACACTGTCAAAACTGGAGTATTTCTCAATGGTTTGAGGAAGGCGAAGTTTACACGCCTAAACGGTTGGCTCACAGCGTTGAAAGTCTTAGGCAGAAGGGTTGTCGAAACGTCAATCTTGTGGGCGGTGAGCCTACATCGTGGTTGGAGCAGTGGCTGGAAACCTTCAAGCATGTTGGGATCAACGTGCCAGTGGTTTGGAACTCCAACTCCTACTATAGTGAGGAAACCGCTAAGCTGCTGGTTGGTTTTGCCGACGTTTATCTGTTGGATTTCAAGTACGGTAATAATGAGTGTGCGACACGTATTTCAGAGGCTCCCGAGTACTGGGAAGCCTGCACTCGAAACCACTTATACGCTAAGAAATATGGTGAGCTGCTGATTCGTGTCCTAGTTCTGCCGGGGCACCTTGAATGCTGCACTAAACCCATCTTGAACTGGATAGCGCAAAACCTTGGCAGCGGTGTGCGCACCAACGTAATGTTTCAGTATAGACCTGAGTGGAAAGCCCATGAGATTCCTGAGCTGAGGCGGAGGCTTACACGAAACGAGATGGAGCGAGCTATTCAACTAGCCAAAGACGCAGGGCTCACCAATTTCATAACATGA
- a CDS encoding right-handed parallel beta-helix repeat-containing protein yields the protein MVKRAAFVVLLVFALAVAISNPGTVLAQPKTWIVDDDDPADFQRIQDALNAASSGDTVAVKAGTYRETLLVNKAVSIIGENKETTVVDGGGVGSVVEIRTSNVVLTNFTVSNAGRTWGPPPGLGAPDSCILVDSVSDVLIANSILTDAAVIVWIAQSSFVNVSDNVVLSGVYGGIIGYASSGLSLTRNLVDNGGLMGMHLDGYSNDNTIAENTVMNNVEGLELESGSARNWIEDNIFTNNNVSVVLNKCGRFNVFRRNTLLNSLYNLVVVGYTLESFLQDIDSSNLVDGKPVYYLTNLHGQVVSPTSYPDAGYLAIVNGTDVTVRDFSFVSNGDGVLLAYARDCTLVNMTVRGNRGPLLWGGLTFYSSGYNRLIYSYVGNNSLALSFYRSDWNELYENYFVDNERQVLFDFLSPFSNESSGYFSRNTWDKGFRGNYWSDYIGTDENKDDIGDTLYVVGVNNVDHYPLMVQWPVIDIAPPDIFIISPSELQYPSYTIDSTSITVIWEGWDDVSGIIRYEVRLDGGEWTQADANTSITFAGLRDGLHTIDIRAFDAAGNIRQESFEFRVNTVTSLFLSYVLQVVIVVVVIAVVIAALYFIGKRYLPRPRLRKTERRLVR from the coding sequence TTGGTTAAGAGAGCTGCATTTGTCGTTCTGCTGGTATTTGCGCTTGCGGTGGCCATCTCTAACCCAGGAACGGTGTTAGCTCAACCCAAGACATGGATAGTGGACGATGACGATCCAGCGGACTTTCAAAGAATACAAGATGCGCTAAATGCGGCAAGCTCTGGCGACACAGTTGCCGTAAAAGCTGGAACGTACAGGGAGACGCTGCTTGTGAACAAGGCAGTTTCCATTATTGGAGAAAACAAGGAAACCACTGTTGTGGATGGAGGCGGTGTAGGGTCTGTCGTCGAAATAAGGACAAGCAACGTTGTTCTGACCAATTTTACAGTGAGTAACGCGGGCAGGACATGGGGACCACCGCCAGGACTGGGCGCTCCAGATAGTTGCATACTCGTAGACAGCGTTTCTGACGTTCTTATTGCAAATAGCATTCTCACCGATGCCGCAGTGATTGTGTGGATTGCTCAGTCATCCTTTGTTAATGTCAGCGACAACGTTGTCTTAAGCGGAGTTTATGGTGGCATAATTGGTTACGCGTCTTCAGGTCTTTCATTAACCCGCAACCTTGTGGACAACGGTGGGCTGATGGGAATGCACTTGGACGGTTACAGCAACGACAACACAATAGCGGAGAACACGGTCATGAATAATGTGGAGGGCTTGGAACTGGAATCAGGCTCCGCAAGAAATTGGATTGAAGACAATATCTTCACAAACAATAACGTAAGCGTAGTCCTTAACAAGTGTGGCAGATTCAACGTCTTTCGACGAAACACTTTGCTCAATAGTCTGTACAATCTGGTGGTCGTTGGCTACACTCTTGAGAGTTTCTTGCAGGACATTGATTCATCAAACCTTGTGGATGGGAAGCCAGTTTACTATTTGACTAACCTCCACGGTCAGGTCGTCAGTCCGACAAGCTATCCGGATGCAGGTTATCTTGCGATCGTGAATGGCACAGATGTCACGGTTAGAGACTTCAGCTTTGTGAGCAATGGTGACGGTGTGTTACTGGCATACGCTAGGGACTGCACTTTAGTTAACATGACAGTTAGGGGAAACCGAGGACCATTGTTATGGGGAGGGCTTACTTTCTACAGCTCTGGTTACAACAGGCTGATCTACAGCTATGTTGGCAACAATAGTCTTGCCTTGTCCTTTTATCGCTCCGATTGGAATGAACTGTACGAAAACTACTTCGTTGACAACGAAAGGCAAGTGCTTTTTGACTTCCTCAGTCCTTTCTCGAATGAGTCATCGGGATATTTCTCAAGAAACACGTGGGACAAAGGATTCAGGGGCAATTATTGGAGCGACTACATCGGCACTGATGAGAACAAAGACGACATTGGAGATACGCTTTATGTCGTAGGCGTTAACAACGTGGATCATTATCCGCTTATGGTTCAGTGGCCTGTCATAGACATAGCGCCACCAGACATTTTCATAATATCTCCTAGCGAACTCCAATACCCAAGCTATACAATTGACTCGACATCAATAACTGTTATTTGGGAAGGCTGGGATGATGTCTCCGGCATAATACGATACGAAGTTAGACTCGACGGCGGCGAATGGACTCAGGCGGATGCAAACACAAGTATCACTTTCGCAGGGCTGAGGGATGGGCTCCACACAATAGACATTAGAGCTTTTGACGCCGCAGGAAACATTAGACAGGAATCTTTCGAGTTTCGCGTGAACACTGTGACTAGCCTATTTCTTTCCTATGTTCTCCAGGTGGTCATCGTGGTAGTCGTTATCGCCGTGGTTATAGCGGCTTTGTATTTCATTGGGAAGAGATATCTGCCTAGACCAAGGCTGAGAAAGACCGAGCGCAGATTAGTGCGCTGA
- a CDS encoding ATP/GTP-binding protein — protein MFTVFIVGTAGSGKSMLTAAFSSWLHLQKQDVITVNLDPGVITMPYTPDIDIRDYIKIEKLMHDYQLGPNGALIMAADLIANEVERLSDEIASFKSDIILIDTPGQMELFAFRQSGPYLANELAIESKALVYLFDSVFSSHPQNYVSNMFLAAAVYNRFLIPQVHVLSKSDLLPPEETQLIVDWSADPYKLETAIDEKLDGTKRLLARETIHAIHRLGLKFLLIPVAAKTNEGFTNLNAAMERILSAGERYTP, from the coding sequence ATGTTCACTGTGTTCATTGTTGGCACTGCGGGTTCAGGCAAGTCCATGCTTACAGCCGCTTTCTCAAGCTGGCTTCACCTTCAGAAGCAGGACGTTATAACTGTGAACTTGGATCCAGGCGTCATAACTATGCCTTACACTCCTGACATCGACATTCGCGACTACATCAAAATCGAAAAGCTGATGCATGACTATCAGCTTGGACCCAACGGCGCTTTGATAATGGCTGCAGATTTGATTGCCAATGAAGTTGAAAGATTAAGCGATGAAATCGCCTCGTTCAAATCAGACATTATCCTAATCGACACGCCCGGACAGATGGAGCTGTTTGCCTTTCGTCAAAGCGGGCCATACTTAGCCAATGAACTGGCAATAGAATCCAAGGCTTTAGTCTACTTGTTCGATTCGGTGTTCAGTTCGCATCCGCAGAACTACGTGTCAAACATGTTTCTCGCAGCCGCAGTTTACAACCGATTCCTAATTCCTCAGGTGCACGTGCTTTCCAAAAGCGACTTGCTGCCACCCGAAGAAACTCAGCTTATAGTGGACTGGTCAGCCGACCCGTACAAGCTAGAGACAGCCATAGACGAAAAACTCGACGGCACAAAACGCCTCTTAGCCCGTGAAACAATACACGCAATTCACCGATTAGGCTTGAAATTCCTTCTGATACCTGTGGCAGCTAAGACTAACGAGGGATTCACGAACCTCAACGCTGCAATGGAACGCATACTCAGCGCTGGCGAAAGGTACACGCCTTAA
- a CDS encoding FAD-dependent oxidoreductase has product MTMPKALPPPFEESKQAYDAIVIGAGPAGLAAAIYLSRANLKTLVLEAEKPGGRLHDARLIENYPGFESISGTELANKMLKQAESLGAKIVSPARAIRFELLGDPKLIWTRDKEYRSKAVLLAIGVQRKKVEIPGARELLGMGVSYCPVCDGTFFKNQDVALVGEDEETISDGLYLAGLVNRVHLIPGALKPHYRSESLEKLVSKGNVQLWQTFEATEIMGSHVVEKVKIRDRNSKEELILNVKGVFISGEKTPVTEMLATAGVRTDMAGAGCIMVDAQMQTNIPNVYAAGDATCGRKYQIAVSVGQGVAAALNIIKKHAETARQQR; this is encoded by the coding sequence ATGACGATGCCCAAAGCGTTGCCTCCCCCATTTGAAGAATCAAAACAAGCCTACGACGCCATCGTAATAGGCGCGGGACCAGCAGGCTTAGCCGCCGCGATTTATCTCTCAAGAGCAAACCTGAAAACGCTAGTTTTGGAAGCAGAAAAACCAGGCGGACGACTCCACGATGCAAGACTCATCGAGAACTATCCCGGCTTCGAGTCGATTTCAGGCACTGAACTTGCCAATAAAATGCTGAAACAGGCTGAATCGCTAGGAGCCAAAATCGTCTCTCCAGCAAGAGCCATCCGCTTCGAGTTGCTAGGCGATCCCAAGCTGATTTGGACACGCGACAAGGAATATCGTTCGAAAGCCGTTTTGCTAGCGATCGGCGTTCAACGAAAGAAAGTGGAGATTCCAGGCGCCAGAGAACTTCTCGGCATGGGCGTGTCCTACTGCCCAGTCTGTGATGGAACCTTCTTCAAGAATCAAGACGTTGCTTTGGTGGGTGAAGATGAGGAGACAATCTCCGACGGCCTGTACCTAGCGGGGCTCGTAAACAGGGTTCATCTTATTCCTGGGGCGCTTAAGCCTCACTACAGATCAGAAAGCTTGGAGAAACTGGTTTCGAAAGGCAACGTGCAGCTGTGGCAAACGTTTGAAGCCACTGAAATAATGGGCTCGCACGTAGTTGAAAAAGTGAAGATTAGAGACCGCAACTCCAAAGAGGAGCTAATCCTGAACGTCAAAGGAGTCTTCATCTCAGGAGAAAAAACGCCTGTGACCGAAATGTTGGCAACAGCTGGAGTTAGAACTGACATGGCTGGCGCAGGCTGCATAATGGTTGACGCTCAGATGCAAACCAATATTCCAAACGTTTACGCCGCTGGCGATGCCACTTGTGGAAGAAAATATCAAATCGCCGTCAGCGTTGGGCAAGGTGTAGCCGCGGCGTTGAACATCATTAAGAAGCATGCGGAAACGGCTAGACAGCAGCGTTAA
- a CDS encoding molybdopterin-binding protein — translation MTHHIEIIGVGNELLIGKIANTNAQWLAKRITTTGLAVSRMAVIGDEIAEISKEILEALKRKPQMIITTGGLGPTFDDKTLEGIGKALKRPLKVNPEAMKMIEAKYHQYLQEGRIEEKVELTPPRVKMATLPESGKPLHNPLGTAPGVLIKVDDTSIIALPGVPPEMEAIFDESIQPILKKMAGNAVFYETSLAVDGIMESDLAPLIDKTMNDNPYIYIKSHPGQRGEGKPHLELHLSTTAQDSGTAKKRVTKALLQITGLVEEAKHGKIKFKKPK, via the coding sequence ATGACACATCACATCGAAATCATCGGAGTAGGAAACGAACTCCTAATCGGAAAAATCGCCAACACAAACGCACAGTGGTTGGCTAAACGCATAACCACAACAGGGTTGGCTGTCAGCCGCATGGCAGTTATTGGCGATGAGATCGCCGAGATTTCCAAAGAGATTCTAGAAGCATTGAAGCGCAAGCCTCAAATGATAATCACCACAGGCGGACTTGGACCCACATTTGACGACAAAACACTTGAAGGAATAGGCAAAGCCCTGAAACGCCCATTGAAAGTCAACCCCGAAGCCATGAAAATGATCGAAGCAAAATATCACCAGTACCTGCAGGAAGGCAGAATCGAAGAGAAAGTGGAGTTGACCCCACCTCGGGTCAAGATGGCAACGTTGCCAGAAAGCGGAAAACCATTACACAACCCTCTTGGAACCGCGCCAGGCGTCCTCATTAAAGTTGATGACACAAGCATTATTGCATTGCCCGGCGTGCCGCCAGAAATGGAAGCCATATTTGACGAGTCAATTCAACCCATATTGAAAAAAATGGCGGGCAACGCAGTGTTTTATGAAACCAGCCTCGCCGTTGACGGCATAATGGAATCCGATCTGGCACCACTCATAGACAAAACCATGAACGACAACCCATACATTTACATAAAATCACACCCGGGACAGCGAGGCGAAGGCAAACCACACCTTGAACTACACCTCTCCACCACTGCGCAAGACTCAGGAACAGCCAAAAAAAGAGTCACCAAAGCATTGCTGCAGATCACAGGGCTAGTGGAAGAGGCGAAGCATGGGAAAATCAAGTTCAAAAAGCCAAAATAA
- a CDS encoding thioredoxin family protein, protein MSLIPEEHKAHLKEELQRNMTESVRIVVFTQEMECEFCRESRQLAQEVASLMPDKILVEIYDFVKDEAKAREYGVDKVPAVIVLGKKDYGIRYYGIPYGYEFNTLIETIINVSKGATNLSEDTKAKLKGLDKPVHIQVFVTLTCPYCPVAAGLSHKFAIESDMVKSDVVEVGEFPHLAQKYSVMGVPKIVINERTELVGAVPEAQFVAHVLQASKPPSIYM, encoded by the coding sequence TTGAGCTTAATTCCTGAAGAACACAAGGCGCATTTGAAGGAAGAACTGCAGCGCAACATGACAGAGTCTGTGCGCATAGTTGTTTTCACTCAGGAAATGGAATGCGAGTTCTGCAGAGAATCGAGGCAGCTTGCACAAGAAGTGGCCAGTCTCATGCCAGATAAGATTCTGGTTGAAATCTACGACTTTGTCAAAGATGAGGCTAAAGCAAGGGAATATGGCGTGGACAAGGTTCCAGCTGTCATTGTTCTAGGCAAGAAGGATTATGGCATACGCTATTATGGCATTCCCTACGGTTACGAGTTTAACACCTTGATAGAAACCATAATCAACGTGTCCAAAGGCGCCACGAACCTTAGCGAGGACACTAAAGCGAAGCTGAAGGGGTTAGACAAGCCAGTGCACATACAAGTGTTTGTTACTTTAACATGCCCGTACTGTCCCGTTGCAGCTGGGTTGTCACACAAATTCGCTATTGAAAGCGACATGGTCAAGTCAGATGTGGTTGAGGTCGGCGAGTTTCCACACCTTGCACAGAAATATAGTGTAATGGGCGTGCCAAAAATTGTCATAAACGAGCGCACAGAGCTTGTGGGCGCTGTGCCTGAAGCCCAGTTTGTGGCGCATGTCTTGCAGGCGTCCAAGCCGCCAAGCATCTACATGTAA
- a CDS encoding MBL fold metallo-hydrolase: MQVARSVSVTTLADNVVYHSGLLGQFGFSAYLEIKDYRGQRHSVVFDTGRIRSALLYNIKALKLDLSQLECIILSHGHHDHTCATVEMIRRSKRRVKVVVHPSIFYPRFAVEKGRRRYHGIPKGELKEDMLKAGAEIVETTRPIEIIPGVLTSGEIERVTPFEKVTWKNFAIIEGKQVKDKVPEDQALFINIEKRGVLVISGCAHAGIINTLQCASDVTRTKLYGFIGGTHLIRPKETRLKETLKGLREFNLKLVSPAHCTGHKSIAAINQAFPEAFILNYAGRTIDTAKKLKDPVF; the protein is encoded by the coding sequence ATGCAGGTAGCTAGGTCGGTTAGTGTCACCACTCTAGCAGACAATGTTGTTTACCATAGTGGTCTTTTAGGGCAGTTTGGCTTCTCAGCCTATCTAGAGATCAAGGATTATCGCGGTCAAAGGCATTCAGTTGTTTTTGACACTGGTCGTATTAGAAGCGCCTTGCTCTACAACATCAAAGCCCTCAAGCTGGATCTGTCTCAGTTAGAGTGCATAATCCTCAGCCACGGGCATCACGACCACACTTGCGCAACCGTTGAAATGATAAGAAGATCAAAGAGACGTGTCAAAGTAGTAGTTCATCCGAGCATCTTCTACCCGCGATTCGCAGTTGAAAAAGGCAGAAGACGATATCATGGAATTCCGAAAGGAGAACTGAAAGAAGACATGCTGAAAGCTGGTGCGGAAATAGTTGAAACCACTCGACCCATCGAAATCATCCCAGGGGTTCTGACCAGTGGAGAAATAGAACGTGTTACGCCATTTGAGAAAGTTACTTGGAAAAACTTCGCCATAATTGAGGGAAAGCAGGTGAAGGACAAGGTGCCCGAAGATCAAGCCCTCTTCATCAACATAGAAAAACGCGGCGTCCTCGTTATCAGCGGCTGTGCCCATGCAGGAATCATAAACACGCTTCAATGCGCCTCAGATGTAACGAGGACTAAGCTTTATGGATTCATTGGTGGAACACACCTAATCCGACCGAAGGAAACTAGGCTCAAAGAAACTCTCAAAGGACTCAGGGAATTCAACCTGAAACTGGTTTCTCCGGCTCATTGCACAGGACACAAAAGCATAGCAGCCATCAATCAAGCATTTCCCGAAGCCTTCATACTGAACTACGCTGGGCGCACAATCGACACAGCTAAGAAGTTGAAGGACCCTGTCTTCTGA